In Nymphaea colorata isolate Beijing-Zhang1983 chromosome 5, ASM883128v2, whole genome shotgun sequence, one genomic interval encodes:
- the LOC116255019 gene encoding UDP-glycosyltransferase 76F1-like, whose protein sequence is MVRSRASLHLALFPFPLQGHITPMMQLASLLHSRGFSITIVHAHFNAPDPRNHPHFRFESFADGIDPDLVAGMGIIDQVYTIIAHCEQPLVSLMKRIQSGDEFVDCIVSDSLYSGGRVAGELGLPWVVLRTNSPTSFMLSGSFVLLHQLGYLPVKGEAGIFSLFCGQLKTL, encoded by the exons ATGGTAAGGAGCAGAGCATCTCTGCATCTAGCTCTATTCCCGTTCCCTTTGCAGGGGCACATCACCCCCATGATGCAACTCGCGTCTCTCCTCCACTCCAGAGGCTTCTCCATCACCATCGTTCATGCCCACTTCAACGCTCCCGACCCCAGAAACCATCCCCACTTCCGCTTCGAGTCCTTCGCCGACGGCATAGACCCCGACCTCGTCGCCGGCATGGGCATAATAGACCAGGTCTACACCATCATCGCTCATTGCGAGCAGCCGTTGGTGTCTCTGATGAAGCGAATCCAGAGCGGCGACGAGTTCGTGGACTGTATTGTGTCGGATTCCTTGTATTCCGGCGGGCGCGTTGCCGGGGAACTGGGGCTGCCGTGGGTGGTCCTGCGGACGAACAGCCCCACCTCCTTCATGCTTTCTGGTTCCTTCGTTTTGCTGCATCAGCTCGGCTACCTTCCAGTCAAAG GTGAAGCTGgaattttctccttgttttgcGGCCAACTCAAAACACTCTAG